One stretch of Cohnella algarum DNA includes these proteins:
- a CDS encoding dihydroorotate dehydrogenase, producing the protein MSETRVTPETLNLEVRIGGLRLQNPIMPASGAFGQEMDEVVDFNRIAAIVPKSITKEPRKGNLTPRVCEVPGGMINSIGIQSKGLEYYLAKTIPSFKGYDVPLISSISADSVEEFAEMAETIGALPEVAALELNISCPNLKGNGLAFGMDPEVTRRLMVRVKEVTDKPIIAKLSPNVTSIQEIAIAAEEGGADALNVANTILAMAIDIHSRRPKIGNVMGGLSGPSVKPIIVRMIYQVRQVSKLPIIGCGGVMNGEDAIEMMLAGATAVQVGTASFINPTALTDILEEIKGYMVQYQIRDVNELIGGVRIS; encoded by the coding sequence ATGAGCGAAACCCGCGTCACTCCGGAAACGTTGAATCTGGAAGTCCGCATCGGCGGGCTGCGGCTGCAAAACCCGATCATGCCGGCATCGGGCGCGTTCGGGCAGGAGATGGACGAGGTCGTCGACTTCAACCGCATCGCGGCGATCGTTCCGAAGAGCATCACGAAGGAGCCTCGCAAGGGCAATCTGACGCCGCGGGTGTGCGAGGTGCCGGGCGGGATGATCAATTCGATCGGCATTCAGAGCAAGGGGCTCGAGTACTACCTTGCGAAGACGATCCCTTCCTTCAAGGGCTACGACGTGCCCCTCATTTCCAGCATCTCCGCCGACTCGGTCGAAGAATTCGCGGAGATGGCGGAAACGATCGGCGCGCTGCCGGAAGTGGCCGCGCTGGAGCTGAACATCTCGTGCCCGAATTTGAAGGGCAACGGACTCGCGTTCGGGATGGACCCGGAAGTAACCCGCCGTCTGATGGTCCGAGTGAAAGAGGTCACGGACAAGCCGATCATCGCCAAGCTGTCGCCGAACGTGACCAGCATCCAGGAAATCGCGATCGCCGCCGAGGAAGGCGGGGCCGACGCCTTGAACGTCGCAAACACGATTTTGGCGATGGCGATCGATATCCATTCGCGGCGGCCGAAAATCGGCAATGTCATGGGCGGCCTGTCCGGTCCGTCCGTCAAGCCGATCATCGTGCGGATGATCTACCAGGTTCGTCAGGTATCGAAGCTGCCGATCATCGGCTGCGGCGGCGTCATGAACGGCGAAGACGCCATCGAGATGATGCTGGCCGGCGCGACGGCGGTGCAGGTCGGCACCGCGAGCTTCATCAATCCGACGGCGCTCACGGATATTTTGGAGGAAATCAAAGGCTACATGGTTCAGTACCAGATTCGCGACGTAAACGAACTGATCGGCGGCGTCCGGATCTCGTAA
- a CDS encoding methyl-accepting chemotaxis protein — protein sequence MVLLRNLNIRYKILLLNSAAIVGMLIIATVGFYYTYDMSKNSEEMYKERLTPIQLVGNVQLKKETSDSRLLEFMLTKDELLRMRIGDLREEIDASVSELEKIAANDAKATELLNRYKELIPAYREAANSLMDLALSGQDAQAYDVFVNQVSILGGQIGDVLNELAVYNEQVAGDLYESTQSQRTLSQTIVIVISLLLIGLFLWLGLLISRYITKPVRELQDLMGKAAEGDLSVKGTHAYKDEVGKLTESFNAMMGNLRGLISQVAENALTLSASSQQLSASAEQGTFASEQIAASSEKLAGALERQRNSAQDAYDAVEYIREKIDTLETVGNEMYHIAGEAAAVSKEGAVTVQSVSGQMNSIYAFVSDMSSFVGMLTRHIAEIERSVRTIQELSTQTNVLALNATIEAARAGEAGRGFAVVAEEVRALAESSTGSSKQITGLLGQIGSEMERINRSMQHGLKEAEQGIAQTKHTEAAFQRIDGSVDSVAEHVSGMKEAIEQLAASREQIVTVMEVVNGVAEQGIAASRDNVASTQEQLSSMEEIRHATQSLAELAEELQTKIQHFKL from the coding sequence ATGGTTCTTCTTCGCAATCTGAATATTCGCTATAAAATTTTGCTGCTGAATTCGGCAGCCATTGTCGGAATGCTCATCATCGCGACTGTCGGTTTTTACTATACGTACGACATGTCGAAAAATTCGGAAGAGATGTACAAGGAACGGCTTACTCCTATCCAGCTCGTCGGCAACGTACAGTTGAAAAAAGAAACGAGCGATTCGCGGCTGCTGGAGTTCATGCTGACCAAGGACGAATTGCTCCGGATGCGAATCGGAGATTTGAGGGAAGAAATCGATGCTTCCGTGTCCGAACTGGAGAAGATCGCGGCAAACGACGCGAAAGCGACAGAGCTGCTAAACCGGTACAAAGAGCTGATTCCCGCCTATCGGGAAGCCGCGAACAGCTTGATGGACTTGGCGTTATCCGGACAGGACGCGCAAGCCTACGATGTTTTTGTCAATCAGGTCAGCATTCTCGGGGGCCAGATCGGCGACGTGCTGAACGAACTGGCCGTCTATAACGAACAAGTCGCCGGCGATTTATACGAGAGCACGCAAAGCCAGCGCACCCTCTCCCAAACGATCGTCATCGTCATTTCCTTGCTGCTCATCGGCCTGTTCCTGTGGCTCGGTCTCTTGATCAGCCGCTATATCACGAAACCGGTTCGGGAATTGCAGGATTTGATGGGGAAGGCCGCGGAGGGCGATTTGTCGGTAAAAGGCACGCATGCGTATAAGGACGAAGTCGGCAAGCTGACGGAATCGTTCAATGCGATGATGGGCAACCTGCGGGGACTGATCTCGCAAGTAGCGGAAAACGCTCTGACGCTGTCGGCCAGTTCGCAGCAGCTTTCCGCGAGCGCCGAGCAAGGAACGTTCGCTTCGGAACAGATCGCCGCATCGAGCGAGAAATTGGCGGGAGCGCTGGAACGGCAAAGGAACAGCGCCCAGGATGCGTACGACGCGGTAGAGTACATAAGAGAAAAAATCGATACGCTGGAAACCGTCGGAAACGAAATGTACCATATTGCGGGCGAGGCGGCCGCCGTATCCAAAGAAGGAGCGGTTACCGTTCAATCCGTTTCCGGCCAGATGAATTCGATTTACGCGTTCGTAAGCGACATGAGCTCGTTCGTTGGGATGCTGACGCGCCATATCGCCGAAATCGAACGCAGCGTCCGCACGATTCAGGAGTTGTCTACGCAGACGAACGTTCTGGCGCTTAACGCGACCATCGAAGCGGCACGCGCCGGCGAAGCCGGGCGAGGCTTCGCGGTCGTCGCTGAAGAGGTGCGGGCGCTGGCGGAATCGTCCACCGGCTCCTCGAAGCAAATTACCGGCCTGCTCGGCCAAATCGGGTCCGAGATGGAGCGCATCAACCGGTCCATGCAGCACGGGCTGAAAGAAGCCGAGCAGGGCATCGCCCAAACGAAGCATACCGAAGCCGCGTTCCAACGGATCGACGGCTCGGTCGATTCCGTGGCCGAGCACGTATCCGGCATGAAAGAAGCGATCGAGCAATTGGCCGCCAGCCGCGAGCAGATCGTCACGGTGATGGAGGTGGTCAACGGCGTCGCGGAGCAGGGCATCGCGGCGAGCCGGGACAATGTCGCCTCCACGCAGGAGCAGCTTTCGAGCATGGAGGAAATCCGGCACGCCACGCAGTCGCTGGCCGAATTGGCCGAAGAGCTGCAAACGAAAATTCAACATTTCAAGCTGTAA
- a CDS encoding PD40 domain-containing protein yields the protein MLRKSREARSESAKIGGAPNFKRRWRRARNCGLTGLLALSLLTGSVGQLAYAQERPAADPLASLDDWIGQLVGEPQDENGISIGDAVYGDEGSFSVADAVYGLPVKISAAVGGAPGTGDSMSPSASGDGRYVAFASTGTNLVDGDTNGKQDVFLHDRQLGTTKRVSVSAGGEANGDSYAPYVSFDGSYVLFTSKATNLVADDTNNHEDLFLYEAASDMVHRVAAYVSGSEYAGMGSSYGISADGRYVAYAGKTGSTGDHDIWLLDRRTSVVKRIARQNYIYETFRARVSISADGRFIAFDSRGTRIVPDDTRTNIGANDRAVYLYDAALDEMKMISRSPSGERGNHYSYYPIVSANGRYVAYLSKASNIVPADTQNTQDVYVYDRLTGTTELASPNGQGAQVDSDAYDPSISADGRYISFHADGAFDLADGGRTDVYVRDRVAGTTRWVSKTAGGGNADQPADRAVLSADGGTVLFETSATNMTETADADAVRDLYAVALQTDAVAPEWPEGASVTAAPGGTYIALSWPAVPGATWYKVSIDGRVAGVTSDTSFAFDGLVPGTAHSYRVAAGTSGYVWSEWTPESMATTLSERETTAPPAANMTVAPVLGGAQVAWTYPADPDVVGAKVRWRKPGGTVYESPLYPRSVTSAIVPNLENGVSYELSVAIVDGDGNRGESPWTRSKLPNGPALVRIDVLRGTGQPAPSYNAQALDLSADGRYTLFATDMHGLVPEDDRAEPYNPYSSTHQLYLYDADLGSVTLVSRSADGKPGNGNSNNGSISGDGRYVAFGSRASNLLPNTPDTNGRWDVFLLDRDVNANGVFDEPGDTSLSKISTPLGDGGQADGDSSGPDMSADGSTIVFSTNARNLVEGAPTAGYYNVIYDTVTREMGPLIMPNGESPGTGGDAMDISADGKTMVFYTYKPLVDSDNNDTFDTYWYDRRDPERPRIVWLSSLIANRKNAGSAYLDGSGRYAAFNMTMSNNSRQAFVFDSQAPEGTAPEPLIAVPEGSPMTLDSLTVYGMTNDGRQVLFSSSGKHIVPGDTDNIADMFLWDREAKKASRASIPYDPGVKLTSSPYDGIVSGDGTRIAYESTMMNMVRGSERTEYGLYVQRTAPAAAGLADLELTLQGTEVRLAWDGPEEGNEIAGFRVVRKQGEGDWETLADRIDAAARTYTDRTAQLGGTYTYAVFSLDVNGTAAPYSAEKTIAIGGRGIDTFTHTMPLYFRQFAGQGERIALRMTGEPGRNRKPN from the coding sequence GTGTTACGGAAATCGCGTGAAGCAAGGAGCGAATCGGCGAAAATCGGAGGGGCGCCGAACTTCAAGCGCCGTTGGCGGCGCGCGCGGAATTGCGGGTTGACCGGGCTGCTCGCCTTGTCGCTGCTGACGGGCAGCGTCGGGCAGCTTGCCTATGCGCAGGAACGGCCGGCTGCCGATCCTCTGGCGTCGCTCGACGATTGGATCGGGCAACTGGTCGGAGAGCCGCAAGATGAAAACGGGATTTCGATCGGGGATGCCGTATACGGGGATGAAGGGAGCTTCTCCGTTGCGGATGCTGTATATGGCCTTCCGGTCAAGATCAGCGCTGCTGTCGGAGGAGCGCCGGGCACGGGCGACAGCATGTCCCCCTCGGCGAGCGGGGACGGCCGGTATGTGGCGTTCGCATCGACGGGTACAAATCTGGTGGATGGGGATACGAACGGCAAGCAGGACGTGTTCCTCCACGATCGGCAGCTCGGCACGACGAAGCGGGTAAGCGTCTCCGCCGGGGGCGAGGCGAACGGCGACAGCTATGCGCCTTATGTCAGCTTCGACGGGTCGTACGTGCTGTTCACGTCGAAGGCGACCAATCTGGTTGCCGACGATACGAACAACCACGAGGACCTGTTTCTCTACGAGGCGGCATCAGATATGGTGCACCGGGTTGCCGCGTACGTATCCGGCTCGGAATACGCCGGGATGGGCAGTTCCTACGGGATCAGCGCGGACGGCCGGTATGTCGCCTATGCGGGCAAAACCGGCTCGACCGGCGATCACGACATTTGGCTGCTGGACCGGCGGACAAGCGTTGTGAAGCGCATCGCCCGGCAAAATTACATCTACGAGACGTTCCGGGCGAGGGTGTCGATCAGCGCGGACGGCCGCTTTATCGCCTTCGATTCGAGAGGCACGAGGATCGTGCCCGACGATACGCGAACGAATATCGGCGCGAACGACCGGGCGGTCTATTTGTACGATGCCGCGCTGGACGAAATGAAGATGATCAGCCGGTCTCCGTCCGGCGAGCGCGGCAATCATTACAGCTATTATCCGATCGTAAGCGCCAATGGCCGTTATGTCGCCTATTTATCCAAAGCGAGCAATATCGTCCCGGCGGATACGCAAAATACGCAGGACGTATACGTTTATGACCGACTGACCGGCACGACGGAGCTGGCCAGCCCGAACGGCCAGGGCGCGCAGGTCGACTCGGATGCCTACGATCCGTCGATCAGCGCGGACGGGCGCTACATATCGTTCCACGCCGACGGAGCTTTCGATCTGGCTGACGGCGGCAGGACGGACGTGTACGTACGCGACCGGGTTGCCGGCACGACGCGCTGGGTCAGCAAGACGGCGGGCGGCGGCAACGCCGATCAGCCGGCGGATCGGGCGGTGCTGAGCGCGGACGGAGGCACTGTCCTTTTTGAGACGAGCGCGACGAATATGACGGAGACGGCCGATGCGGACGCCGTCCGGGATTTGTATGCCGTAGCGCTGCAGACGGATGCCGTAGCGCCCGAATGGCCGGAAGGCGCGTCCGTAACCGCCGCGCCCGGAGGCACGTATATTGCGCTGAGCTGGCCGGCCGTGCCGGGAGCGACCTGGTACAAGGTGTCGATCGACGGCCGGGTCGCGGGCGTGACGTCCGATACGTCGTTCGCTTTCGACGGGCTGGTGCCGGGAACGGCGCACAGCTATCGCGTGGCGGCGGGGACGTCCGGCTATGTTTGGTCGGAGTGGACGCCGGAATCGATGGCGACGACGCTGTCCGAACGGGAGACGACGGCTCCGCCTGCCGCGAACATGACGGTTGCGCCGGTGCTCGGCGGCGCGCAGGTCGCGTGGACGTATCCCGCGGATCCCGACGTCGTCGGGGCGAAGGTGCGCTGGCGCAAGCCGGGCGGCACCGTCTACGAGTCGCCGCTGTACCCGAGAAGCGTCACCTCCGCGATCGTGCCGAATTTGGAGAACGGCGTCTCCTACGAGTTGTCGGTCGCCATCGTAGACGGCGACGGCAATCGGGGCGAAAGCCCGTGGACGCGAAGCAAGCTGCCGAACGGTCCGGCGCTGGTGCGAATCGACGTGCTGCGGGGAACGGGGCAGCCCGCGCCCAGCTACAACGCGCAGGCGCTCGACTTGAGCGCCGACGGCCGCTATACGCTGTTCGCAACCGACATGCACGGACTTGTTCCGGAGGACGATCGGGCGGAACCGTACAATCCGTATTCCTCCACGCACCAGCTGTATTTGTACGACGCGGACCTCGGCTCCGTCACTCTCGTCAGCCGCAGCGCCGACGGCAAGCCGGGCAACGGCAATTCGAACAACGGTTCGATCAGCGGCGACGGCCGATACGTCGCCTTCGGCTCCCGGGCGTCGAATCTGCTCCCAAATACGCCGGATACGAACGGCAGGTGGGACGTGTTCCTGCTGGACCGCGACGTGAACGCCAACGGCGTCTTCGACGAACCGGGCGACACCTCGTTGTCGAAAATCAGCACGCCGCTCGGGGACGGCGGCCAAGCGGACGGCGACAGCTCGGGTCCCGACATGAGCGCCGACGGCAGCACGATCGTATTCAGCACGAACGCGCGAAACCTCGTGGAAGGGGCGCCGACCGCAGGTTATTACAACGTCATCTACGATACCGTCACCCGCGAGATGGGGCCGCTGATCATGCCCAACGGCGAATCGCCGGGAACGGGCGGCGACGCGATGGACATCAGCGCCGACGGCAAGACGATGGTCTTCTACACGTACAAGCCGCTCGTCGATAGCGATAACAACGATACCTTCGACACGTACTGGTACGACCGACGCGATCCGGAAAGGCCGCGCATCGTCTGGCTGAGCAGCCTCATTGCCAATCGAAAAAATGCCGGTTCGGCCTACCTGGACGGCAGCGGCAGGTATGCGGCGTTCAACATGACGATGTCGAACAATAGCAGGCAGGCATTCGTGTTCGACTCCCAGGCACCGGAGGGCACTGCGCCCGAACCGTTGATCGCAGTGCCGGAAGGAAGCCCGATGACGCTGGATTCCTTGACCGTATACGGAATGACAAACGACGGCAGGCAAGTGCTGTTCAGTTCTTCCGGCAAGCATATCGTGCCCGGCGATACGGACAACATTGCGGATATGTTCCTGTGGGACCGGGAGGCGAAGAAAGCGTCGAGAGCTTCGATTCCGTACGACCCGGGCGTGAAGCTTACAAGCTCCCCGTATGACGGCATCGTGAGCGGCGACGGAACGCGCATCGCGTACGAATCGACGATGATGAACATGGTGCGCGGAAGCGAGCGCACCGAATACGGCTTATACGTCCAGCGCACCGCGCCGGCTGCGGCGGGGCTGGCGGATCTGGAGCTGACCCTGCAAGGGACGGAAGTCCGGCTGGCATGGGACGGTCCGGAAGAGGGCAACGAAATCGCAGGCTTCCGCGTCGTGAGGAAGCAAGGGGAAGGCGATTGGGAGACGCTGGCGGACAGGATCGACGCTGCGGCGCGCACGTATACCGATCGAACGGCCCAGCTCGGCGGGACGTATACTTATGCCGTGTTCAGTCTCGACGTCAACGGCACGGCCGCGCCTTACTCCGCGGAAAAGACGATTGCGATCGGCGGAAGAGGAATCGATACGTTCACGCACACGATGCCGCTGTACTTCCGGCAATTCGCCGGACAGGGCGAGCGCATCGCCCTCCGGATGACGGGGGAGCCGGGGCGGAATCGGAAGCCGAATTGA